One genomic window of Hymenobacter sp. J193 includes the following:
- a CDS encoding amino acid permease — translation MANIFAKKPLAILLGEANSSGEGTLKRTLGAANLVALGVGAIIGAGLFVRTAAAAAQASGPGVTLAFIVAAIGCAFAGLCYAEFAAMIPIAGSAYTYAYTTMGEFIAWVIGWALIMEYALGAATVAIAWSEYLNKLLEVFGTSIPYAWSHSPLESAAVNGVMEHGIINLPALFIVVVLSLLLIKGTQESATFNSVIVVVKVAIVLIFIAVGWQFINPANHTPYLIPENAEPVKNAAGEIVRSYEAWNKHGWGGILGGAAIVFFAFIGFDAVSTAAQEAKNPKRDMPIGILGSLAVCTVLYILFGHVLTGVASWREFADPAKGGEASVAYAIKEHMPGFEWLSTAVTVAILAGFSSVILVMLMGQSRVFFSMANDGLMPKAFSELHPKFHTPYKSNLALLVFVGAFAAFIPGSLAGDLTSFGTLLAFVLVSIGVWLMRRSDPNQPRPFRSPLSSASFPLVPFLGAGICLLMIMALDYDTLKLALIWMLLGFVVYFLYGRKNSKLQQGIVVVPTEMEEQAFIEPDADNK, via the coding sequence ATGGCAAATATTTTCGCCAAAAAGCCGCTGGCAATCCTGCTCGGTGAAGCCAACTCCTCCGGGGAAGGCACGCTGAAACGGACGCTGGGGGCAGCCAACCTGGTAGCCCTCGGGGTAGGCGCCATTATTGGGGCCGGCTTGTTTGTACGCACCGCTGCTGCTGCTGCGCAGGCATCCGGCCCGGGCGTCACGCTGGCCTTCATTGTAGCCGCTATTGGCTGCGCCTTTGCCGGCCTCTGCTACGCCGAGTTTGCCGCCATGATTCCGATTGCCGGCTCGGCCTACACGTATGCCTATACTACCATGGGCGAGTTTATAGCCTGGGTTATTGGCTGGGCGCTGATTATGGAATATGCCCTGGGGGCGGCCACCGTGGCCATTGCCTGGAGCGAGTACCTGAACAAGCTCTTGGAGGTCTTTGGCACCAGTATACCGTACGCCTGGAGCCATTCTCCGCTGGAGAGTGCCGCCGTCAACGGGGTAATGGAGCATGGCATCATCAATCTGCCCGCTCTGTTTATCGTGGTGGTACTGAGCTTGCTGCTGATCAAAGGCACGCAGGAGTCGGCTACGTTCAACTCCGTTATTGTCGTGGTGAAGGTGGCCATTGTGCTGATTTTCATTGCCGTTGGCTGGCAGTTCATCAACCCGGCCAACCACACGCCTTACCTGATTCCCGAAAACGCCGAGCCCGTGAAAAATGCGGCTGGCGAGATAGTGCGCTCCTACGAGGCCTGGAACAAGCACGGCTGGGGTGGTATCCTGGGCGGGGCGGCCATTGTATTTTTTGCCTTCATTGGCTTCGACGCCGTATCGACGGCGGCGCAGGAAGCCAAGAACCCGAAGCGGGATATGCCCATCGGTATTCTCGGTTCCCTGGCGGTGTGCACCGTGCTTTACATCCTGTTTGGGCACGTACTGACGGGCGTGGCCAGCTGGCGCGAGTTTGCCGACCCGGCCAAGGGTGGCGAGGCTTCGGTAGCGTATGCTATCAAGGAGCACATGCCCGGTTTCGAGTGGCTGAGCACGGCCGTGACGGTGGCTATCCTGGCAGGCTTCTCGTCGGTTATTCTAGTGATGCTGATGGGCCAGAGCCGCGTGTTCTTCTCCATGGCCAACGACGGACTGATGCCCAAGGCTTTTTCGGAGCTGCACCCCAAGTTCCACACCCCCTATAAGTCAAACCTGGCGCTGCTGGTGTTTGTGGGCGCCTTCGCGGCTTTCATTCCCGGCTCCCTGGCGGGTGATTTGACTTCCTTCGGTACGCTGCTGGCCTTCGTGCTGGTGAGCATCGGCGTGTGGCTCATGCGCCGCTCCGACCCCAACCAGCCGCGGCCATTCCGTTCCCCGCTTTCGTCGGCCAGCTTCCCGCTGGTGCCGTTTCTGGGAGCCGGTATCTGCCTGCTCATGATCATGGCCCTCGATTACGACACGCTCAAGCTCGCGCTTATCTGGATGCTGCTGGGCTTCGTGGTATACTTCCTGTACGGCCGCAAAAACTCCAAGCTGCAGCAGGGTATTGTGGTAGTGCCCACCGAAATGGAGGAGCAAGCCTTCATCGAGCCCGACGCCGACAACAAATAA
- a CDS encoding FAD-dependent oxidoreductase has product MRSKEPAGNSLSRRAFLARTGAGVAGALLGPGVLLESCGPAGSGLEHIRGGLRGANHRVGHLVRHPEQLPPPSRELQTGVLIVGGGVAGLTARRELARHGRSDVLLLELENHPGGNAASGRNTVSAYPWGAHYLPIPDVRNRELLAFLHESGVITGYDKVSGLPIYNEYHLCHDPEERLLINGHWQAGLVPETGVPAAERAQIASFSRLVEELKQARGTDGREAFTIPLDQSSGDEQFRQLDQLSFAEYLSRENFTSPHLRWYLDYGCRDDYGATLEQVSAWAGLHYFAARKGQAHNAGSSDVLTWPEGNGFLAEQLRRQASSPILAETVACRLHETPAGVEVLAYDAAHKETIRIQARQVVLAVPQFVAHQLLTEVAGVAQPTQPLHHAPWLIANLTVTQLPQGPGQPLCWDNVGYGGASVGYVNASHQSLSLSADEPKVMTLYWPLCNEAPAAARRQAYQKTYAEWLPQIMAEMERLHPGLTPYVQRVEAWVWGHGMVAPTPGYLWGPDRTQLARPLRQRLFFAHTDYSGMSIFEEAFYQGIRVAREVTGQEKA; this is encoded by the coding sequence ATGCGCAGTAAGGAGCCAGCTGGCAACTCCCTTAGCCGCCGTGCCTTTCTGGCCCGGACTGGCGCCGGCGTGGCCGGGGCGCTGCTGGGGCCAGGCGTGCTCCTGGAAAGCTGCGGGCCGGCCGGCTCAGGGCTGGAGCACATCCGGGGCGGTTTGCGCGGGGCCAACCACCGGGTAGGCCACCTGGTGCGCCACCCCGAGCAACTGCCTCCGCCCTCTCGCGAATTGCAAACCGGCGTGCTGATCGTAGGCGGGGGCGTGGCCGGCCTTACTGCCCGGCGCGAGCTGGCCCGCCACGGCCGCTCCGACGTACTGCTGCTGGAGCTGGAAAACCACCCCGGCGGCAACGCGGCCAGCGGCCGGAATACCGTGTCGGCCTACCCCTGGGGCGCCCACTACCTGCCCATACCCGATGTGCGCAACCGGGAGTTGCTGGCCTTTCTGCACGAAAGTGGCGTCATCACCGGCTACGATAAGGTTTCCGGCCTGCCCATCTACAACGAATACCACCTGTGCCATGACCCCGAGGAGCGGCTGCTCATCAACGGGCACTGGCAGGCCGGGCTGGTACCCGAAACCGGTGTACCCGCCGCCGAACGAGCCCAGATAGCAAGCTTTTCCCGGCTGGTAGAAGAGCTGAAGCAGGCCCGTGGCACCGACGGGCGCGAGGCTTTCACCATTCCGCTCGACCAATCTTCCGGGGACGAGCAGTTCCGCCAGCTTGACCAGCTCAGCTTTGCGGAATACCTCTCACGGGAAAACTTTACCTCGCCCCACCTGCGCTGGTACCTCGACTACGGCTGCCGCGACGACTACGGCGCCACGCTGGAGCAGGTATCGGCTTGGGCGGGACTCCACTATTTTGCCGCCCGCAAAGGCCAGGCCCACAACGCCGGCAGCTCCGACGTGCTGACCTGGCCCGAGGGTAATGGCTTTCTGGCTGAGCAGCTGCGCCGGCAGGCTTCTTCCCCCATTCTTGCCGAAACGGTGGCCTGCCGGCTGCACGAAACCCCAGCGGGCGTGGAAGTACTGGCCTATGATGCCGCCCATAAGGAAACCATCCGCATTCAGGCCCGGCAGGTGGTACTGGCCGTGCCTCAGTTCGTGGCCCATCAGCTGCTGACCGAAGTAGCGGGTGTAGCTCAGCCAACCCAGCCCCTGCACCATGCCCCCTGGCTCATTGCCAACCTGACGGTTACGCAGCTGCCCCAGGGGCCCGGTCAGCCGCTGTGCTGGGACAATGTGGGCTATGGCGGGGCCTCGGTGGGCTACGTGAATGCCAGTCATCAAAGCCTGAGCTTGAGTGCCGACGAGCCTAAGGTGATGACGCTCTACTGGCCACTCTGCAACGAAGCGCCTGCCGCGGCCCGCCGCCAGGCCTACCAGAAAACGTACGCGGAGTGGCTGCCGCAGATTATGGCCGAAATGGAGCGGCTGCACCCCGGCCTGACGCCCTACGTGCAGCGCGTGGAGGCCTGGGTGTGGGGCCACGGCATGGTAGCGCCCACGCCCGGCTACCTCTGGGGCCCCGACCGCACCCAACTGGCCCGGCCGTTGCGCCAGCGCCTCTTCTTTGCCCATACCGACTACAGCGGTATGTCGATTTTCGAGGAGGCCTTCTATCAGGGCATCCGGGTAGCCCGGGAAGTTACGGGTCAGGAAAAGGCATAG
- a CDS encoding RICIN domain-containing protein has translation MIRLISGLLVGLVSIASAWAQTAGPAPASNVWYGVVSRSSGRALDVSNASPENGARAVQWEFTQAQSQQWRFTPVTPNSTYYRIEVRHSGKALTLDGPADNAAVTQQAWSGSFYQQWRIVPAGPAGSFQLASRGNDFSLALASADKANATPVVGQRALGRASQQWWLFPLKLNVATDQPAWGPPTSLGPGVNSVGNELQPVLSPDGSTLYFARNRFAGNTEGNTESADIWVSRSSDGGRTWGLGQRLDALNTPQNNGVMAVVENGKALLIRGHYERDGSFRDDGLSRADLTGKQALKPEPLDITNYYSNGTSTTFFAPADEKVLLLSLERPDAYGANDLYVSLPGRDGTWGEPRNLGNGINSPGFEFAPWLTPDGRTLYFASYGHAGYGSADIFVSHRLDDSWTSWSAPQNLGPGINGPGFDAYFQLTADGKQAYFAQARTANGPADIVRAEVGAVVPPAPDTTAKPVAGPALFRASLSGRVLDAKTRKPVAASIKLERLDGTTIVVVQARSEASGGTYQLLVPPGRYRVAATAGGFLTATDTLNLTTNQTRDLLVVPASVGSRLELPTLIFAQGKFTMLPASYTELNRLASTLIDNPTVNIRLEGHTDNVGDARLNVKLSEERVTEVKRYLVRRGVAETRISTIGYGGSKPRASNDREETRRLNRRVEFTIVK, from the coding sequence ATGATTCGATTGATAAGCGGCCTGCTGGTGGGGCTGGTAAGCATAGCCAGTGCCTGGGCCCAAACGGCGGGCCCGGCTCCCGCCAGCAACGTGTGGTACGGCGTCGTATCGCGTAGCAGCGGCCGGGCACTGGACGTCAGCAATGCCTCGCCCGAAAACGGCGCCCGGGCCGTGCAGTGGGAATTCACCCAGGCCCAAAGCCAGCAGTGGCGCTTCACACCCGTCACGCCCAACAGCACCTACTACCGCATCGAAGTGCGCCACAGCGGCAAAGCCCTGACGCTGGATGGCCCCGCCGACAATGCCGCCGTTACGCAGCAGGCCTGGTCGGGCAGCTTCTACCAGCAGTGGCGCATTGTGCCAGCCGGGCCGGCCGGTTCCTTTCAGCTGGCCTCCCGGGGCAACGACTTCAGCCTGGCCCTGGCATCCGCCGATAAGGCCAACGCCACGCCAGTAGTGGGACAACGGGCCCTGGGGCGCGCCAGCCAGCAGTGGTGGCTTTTTCCGCTGAAGCTGAACGTAGCCACCGACCAGCCCGCGTGGGGACCACCAACTAGCTTGGGCCCGGGCGTAAACAGCGTGGGCAATGAGCTGCAGCCCGTGCTTAGCCCCGATGGCAGCACGCTGTATTTTGCCCGCAACCGCTTTGCCGGCAACACCGAAGGCAACACCGAGTCGGCGGATATCTGGGTGAGCCGCTCCAGCGACGGGGGCCGCACCTGGGGCCTGGGCCAGCGTCTCGATGCTCTGAATACCCCGCAAAACAACGGTGTAATGGCTGTGGTGGAAAACGGGAAAGCCCTGCTGATACGCGGCCACTACGAGCGCGACGGCTCGTTCCGGGATGATGGCCTTTCCCGCGCCGACCTCACGGGCAAGCAGGCCCTCAAGCCTGAGCCCCTGGATATCACCAACTACTATTCCAACGGCACCTCCACCACGTTCTTCGCGCCGGCCGACGAGAAAGTGCTGCTGCTTTCCCTGGAGCGCCCCGATGCCTACGGAGCCAACGACCTGTACGTGAGCCTGCCCGGCCGCGACGGCACGTGGGGCGAGCCGCGCAATCTGGGCAACGGCATCAACTCGCCCGGGTTTGAGTTTGCGCCCTGGCTTACGCCCGACGGTCGCACGCTGTACTTCGCCTCCTACGGCCACGCTGGCTACGGCAGCGCGGATATCTTCGTCAGCCACCGCCTCGACGACTCCTGGACCAGCTGGAGCGCCCCCCAGAACCTGGGGCCCGGCATCAACGGCCCCGGCTTCGATGCCTACTTCCAGCTGACGGCCGACGGCAAGCAGGCGTATTTTGCCCAGGCCCGCACGGCCAATGGTCCCGCCGATATTGTGCGCGCGGAAGTAGGGGCCGTTGTCCCACCCGCTCCCGACACGACGGCCAAGCCGGTAGCGGGGCCGGCTTTGTTCCGGGCCAGCCTTTCGGGGCGGGTGCTGGACGCCAAAACCCGCAAACCGGTGGCGGCTTCCATCAAGCTGGAGCGCCTGGATGGTACAACCATAGTGGTGGTGCAGGCCCGCAGCGAGGCCAGTGGTGGTACCTACCAGCTGCTGGTACCCCCCGGGCGCTACCGCGTGGCGGCCACGGCCGGCGGTTTTCTCACGGCTACCGATACGCTCAACCTTACCACCAACCAAACCCGCGACCTGCTGGTGGTGCCCGCCAGCGTAGGCTCGCGCCTGGAGCTGCCCACGCTCATCTTTGCGCAGGGAAAGTTTACCATGCTGCCGGCTTCTTACACAGAGCTGAACCGCCTGGCTTCCACACTCATCGACAACCCCACGGTGAATATCCGGCTCGAGGGCCACACCGATAATGTGGGGGATGCCAGGCTGAACGTGAAGCTGTCGGAGGAGCGGGTGACGGAGGTGAAGCGCTACCTCGTGCGCCGGGGCGTGGCCGAAACCCGGATCAGCACCATCGGCTATGGCGGCTCCAAGCCCCGCGCCAGCAACGACCGCGAAGAAACCCGCCGCCTCAACCGCCGCGTCGAGTTCACCATTGTGAAGTAA
- a CDS encoding polyamine aminopropyltransferase encodes MGNPEAATPDLPAARPAGPAARETQSVLLLGSVFIIATCGLIYELIAGTLASYLLGDSVTQFSTIIGAYLFSMGVGSWFSRYLGQPLLKWFIRLEILVGLVGGFSAPLLFVLFEYVTSFRLILYALVGLTGILVGLEIPLLMRILENRFEFKDLVSRVFTFDYIGALLASLIFPLVLVPQLGLMRTSLLFGALNVVVAAVALYRFQETRPYRRAFAGLMALSLLALGGTFAYAGRIQRYTETLAFQDQVIYSKSTLYQRIVITKNQRELRLFLNGNLQFSSQDEYRYHEALVHPAMQALPQARRVLVLGGGDGLAVRELLKYPQLQQIRLVDLDPGMTQLFRSNALLTSLNQRAFFSPKVDVINGDAYQWVRQDTTRYDCLIVDFPDPGNYSIGKLYSAAFYQELHRLLRPGGRIVVQSTSPYVARQSFWCIVHTLRAAGFHTIPYHCYVPSFGEWGYVMAGQNAHWRPDAGPLPQGLRYVTPTTIRQMLDFPPDMAEIPTEINQLNNQALVRYFEEDWGPYAQ; translated from the coding sequence ATGGGTAACCCCGAGGCGGCAACGCCCGATTTGCCCGCGGCGCGGCCGGCCGGGCCGGCCGCGCGCGAAACGCAGTCGGTGCTGCTGCTGGGCTCGGTGTTCATCATTGCCACCTGCGGGCTTATCTACGAGCTGATTGCGGGCACGCTTGCCAGCTACCTGCTCGGCGACTCCGTCACGCAGTTTTCCACCATCATTGGGGCCTACCTGTTTTCGATGGGCGTGGGCTCGTGGTTTTCGCGCTACCTGGGCCAGCCCCTGCTCAAGTGGTTTATCCGGCTCGAAATTCTGGTGGGGCTGGTGGGCGGCTTTTCGGCCCCGCTCCTGTTTGTGCTGTTCGAGTACGTCACCTCCTTCCGGCTGATTCTCTACGCGCTGGTGGGCCTCACGGGCATTCTGGTAGGGCTGGAAATTCCGCTGCTGATGCGCATTCTAGAAAACCGGTTCGAGTTCAAGGACCTGGTTTCGCGGGTGTTCACCTTCGACTATATCGGGGCGCTGCTGGCCTCACTTATCTTTCCGCTGGTGCTGGTGCCGCAGCTGGGGCTGATGCGCACTTCCCTGCTGTTTGGGGCGCTGAACGTGGTGGTAGCCGCCGTGGCGCTGTACCGCTTCCAGGAAACCCGCCCCTACCGCCGCGCCTTTGCCGGGCTGATGGCGCTGTCCCTGCTGGCGTTGGGCGGCACGTTTGCCTACGCCGGCCGCATCCAGCGCTATACCGAAACCCTGGCGTTTCAGGATCAGGTCATCTACTCAAAAAGCACGCTTTACCAGCGCATCGTCATTACCAAAAATCAGCGCGAGCTACGCCTGTTCCTCAACGGCAACCTGCAGTTTAGCTCCCAGGATGAGTACCGCTACCACGAGGCGCTGGTGCACCCGGCCATGCAGGCCCTGCCCCAGGCCCGGCGCGTACTGGTGCTGGGCGGCGGCGACGGGCTGGCCGTGCGCGAGCTGCTGAAGTACCCCCAGTTGCAGCAGATCCGCCTCGTCGACCTCGACCCCGGCATGACGCAGCTGTTTCGCAGCAACGCCCTGCTCACCAGCCTCAACCAGCGGGCTTTCTTCTCGCCGAAGGTAGACGTCATCAACGGCGACGCCTACCAGTGGGTGCGCCAGGACACCACCCGCTACGACTGCCTGATTGTGGACTTCCCCGACCCCGGCAACTACTCCATCGGCAAGCTGTACTCGGCCGCCTTCTACCAGGAGCTGCACCGCCTGCTCCGGCCCGGCGGGCGCATTGTGGTGCAGAGCACCTCCCCCTACGTGGCGCGGCAGTCGTTCTGGTGCATTGTGCACACGCTGCGGGCCGCTGGGTTCCATACCATACCCTACCATTGCTACGTGCCCTCGTTTGGGGAGTGGGGCTACGTGATGGCCGGCCAGAATGCCCACTGGCGCCCCGATGCCGGCCCGCTGCCCCAGGGCCTGCGCTACGTCACACCCACCACCATCCGTCAGATGCTCGATTTCCCGCCCGATATGGCCGAAATACCCACCGAAATAAACCAGCTGAACAACCAGGCGCTGGTTCGCTATTTCGAGGAAGACTGGGGCCCGTATGCGCAGTAA
- a CDS encoding tetratricopeptide repeat protein, which yields MKKLPLLFVFLVLLATQRVEAQQPSARADSLQRLLARSGPDTSRVQLLIQLAWDRTDDNPLAAIEYGQKSLALARRLQFRPGECRALLMLGWAFLRSGNYPTAVQSHLQARKLAETIHYRGGLVHADNGLGYAHLEQGNYVLALRYFFRATNLAQQIPDSVLLAPIPGNIGYAYLQTGQLDSARYYTQWGYELDKRLRDQHSEIGDLSILGDIEARQNPAAAAAYYQQSIARAQGMPVSYALCRSYLGLARLARARGQATDAVRYARQALQASKQGRYTKGVMEASAYLADIYAHQDNTAQAYQFLVAANATRDTLFSQAKLMQVQALNFSEQLRHLELAEQHQRAAVEQRQRLLQAALGGVVLVAGIGYLLIGRRHLRREVEFAQERQRLVRQRAVAVLEGEEKERQRVGAELHDGVGQLLSATRMNLLALEHRLALTNPAHQELLTNALHGLDESVKEVRSISHNLLPANLLKAGLVPAVKNLLVNIARIDSRLQVRMQVFGVEHSRLDVLVEAVLFRAIQEAVQNILKHAQATEIHVQLVQTEQDLTVMIEDNGVGYDTEGRKSAEGLGLHNMQSRLAYLGGQADFDASPNRGTIVTLVVPVPANALAADAAALPGNRPASGVA from the coding sequence TTGAAGAAACTGCCCCTATTATTTGTATTCCTGGTGCTGCTGGCAACGCAACGGGTTGAGGCCCAGCAGCCCAGTGCCCGGGCTGACAGCCTGCAGCGGCTCCTGGCCCGGTCCGGGCCCGATACCAGCCGGGTGCAGCTGCTGATACAGCTGGCCTGGGACCGTACCGATGATAACCCGCTGGCTGCCATTGAGTATGGTCAAAAAAGCCTGGCGCTGGCTCGCCGGTTGCAATTCCGGCCGGGCGAGTGCCGGGCCCTGCTGATGCTGGGCTGGGCCTTTCTGCGCAGCGGCAACTACCCTACGGCCGTACAAAGCCACCTGCAGGCGCGCAAGCTGGCCGAAACTATTCACTACCGCGGCGGCCTCGTGCACGCCGACAACGGCCTGGGCTATGCGCATCTGGAGCAGGGCAACTACGTGCTGGCGCTGCGGTACTTTTTCCGGGCTACCAACCTGGCGCAGCAAATTCCCGACTCCGTGCTGCTGGCGCCTATTCCCGGCAACATCGGGTACGCCTATCTGCAAACAGGCCAGCTCGACTCCGCCCGCTACTACACCCAGTGGGGCTACGAGCTGGACAAGCGGCTGCGCGACCAACACAGCGAAATCGGCGACCTGTCCATCCTGGGCGACATAGAAGCCCGGCAAAATCCGGCGGCGGCGGCGGCGTATTACCAGCAGTCCATTGCGCGGGCCCAGGGTATGCCGGTTTCCTACGCCTTGTGCCGCTCGTATCTGGGGTTGGCCCGCCTGGCCCGGGCCCGCGGGCAAGCCACCGACGCCGTGCGCTACGCCCGGCAGGCCCTGCAGGCCAGCAAGCAAGGGCGCTACACCAAGGGCGTTATGGAAGCCAGCGCTTATCTGGCCGACATCTACGCGCACCAGGACAACACGGCGCAGGCCTATCAGTTTCTGGTGGCGGCCAATGCCACCCGCGACACGCTGTTCAGCCAAGCCAAGCTCATGCAGGTACAGGCCCTCAATTTCAGTGAGCAGCTGCGGCACCTGGAGCTGGCCGAACAGCACCAGCGCGCCGCCGTGGAGCAGCGGCAGCGGCTGTTGCAGGCCGCTCTGGGGGGCGTAGTGCTGGTAGCGGGCATTGGCTATCTGCTCATCGGGCGGCGGCACCTGCGGCGGGAAGTAGAGTTTGCCCAGGAGCGGCAGCGCCTCGTGCGGCAGCGGGCCGTGGCGGTGCTGGAAGGCGAGGAAAAGGAGCGGCAGCGCGTGGGCGCTGAGCTGCACGATGGCGTGGGCCAGCTGCTGAGTGCCACCCGCATGAACCTGCTGGCGCTGGAACACCGGCTGGCCCTCACCAATCCGGCCCATCAGGAACTGCTGACCAATGCCCTGCACGGCCTGGATGAGTCGGTGAAGGAAGTGCGCAGTATCTCGCATAACCTGTTGCCGGCAAATCTACTGAAGGCCGGCTTGGTGCCGGCGGTCAAGAACCTGCTGGTCAATATTGCCAGAATCGATAGCCGCCTGCAGGTAAGAATGCAGGTGTTTGGCGTAGAGCACAGCCGCCTGGACGTGCTGGTGGAAGCTGTCCTGTTCCGGGCTATTCAGGAAGCCGTGCAGAACATCCTGAAACACGCCCAGGCCACCGAAATCCACGTGCAGCTTGTTCAGACGGAGCAGGACCTGACGGTGATGATAGAAGACAACGGCGTGGGCTACGACACGGAAGGCAGGAAAAGTGCCGAGGGTCTGGGCTTGCATAATATGCAAAGTAGGCTGGCGTACCTGGGCGGTCAGGCCGACTTTGATGCGTCTCCTAACCGGGGCACTATAGTAACCCTGGTAGTACCGGTGCCCGCAAATGCCCTGGCTGCCGATGCGGCCGCGCTGCCGGGAAACAGGCCAGCAAGCGGCGTGGCATAG
- a CDS encoding DUF350 domain-containing protein — translation MEYLNFKLIAASVIYSVIGIIILFASFFIFDKLTPRTLWREIVEEHNTALAIVAAAFIVAVALIISSAIHG, via the coding sequence ATGGAATACCTCAACTTCAAGCTTATTGCCGCCTCGGTTATCTATTCCGTCATCGGCATCATCATTCTGTTTGCCAGCTTTTTCATCTTTGATAAGCTCACGCCGCGCACCCTCTGGCGCGAGATTGTGGAAGAGCACAACACGGCCCTGGCCATTGTGGCGGCGGCCTTTATCGTGGCTGTAGCCCTGATTATCAGCTCGGCCATTCATGGGTAA
- a CDS encoding carboxypeptidase-like regulatory domain-containing protein — protein sequence MSPLLYRALLLLGMLSWLTPVALGQARLSGTVLDSLTQQPLPFSTVFLANTTRGVTTDEAGRFVFEQVPAGSYEAVASYLGYRLQRQNITVRTEPQQLTFRLAPSANALREVVVRPTPNKPEDYQVFADALLGSTSFSKLCRIRNPKAVQVRFDAGKNELTASCPDFLEIENRALGYRIRYYGLEFTLNFQEDWVSFYGSPVFEPLRARSARQQRTWEGNRRKAYTGSLLHFLRSAYTGQVAEAGFRVQRLRRLPHPAWPRADSLLKLLRSMPAEVWNRNSAVFSDSAQRLSKFPRQVEYLFAEPLPATAYRQKLPDGVALRFADLLQVTYAAEPADPAYVAYTARQRRPGQPLPAGLSVQSSVLHLQSPTVELQPNGAPTDPLALLTEDYWGFEKMGEFLPLDYQP from the coding sequence ATGAGCCCATTGCTGTACAGGGCGCTGCTCTTGCTGGGAATGCTGAGTTGGCTGACGCCCGTGGCCCTGGGCCAGGCCCGGCTGAGCGGCACCGTGCTCGACTCACTTACGCAACAGCCTTTACCATTCAGCACCGTGTTTCTGGCCAACACCACCCGCGGCGTCACCACCGACGAGGCTGGGCGCTTCGTGTTTGAGCAAGTGCCGGCGGGCAGCTACGAGGCCGTAGCATCGTATTTGGGCTATCGGCTGCAGCGGCAGAATATTACGGTGCGCACCGAGCCGCAGCAGCTAACATTCCGACTCGCGCCCAGCGCCAATGCCCTGCGGGAAGTGGTGGTGCGCCCCACGCCCAACAAGCCCGAGGACTATCAGGTCTTTGCCGATGCGCTGTTGGGCAGCACGTCGTTTTCCAAATTGTGCCGCATTCGCAACCCCAAGGCCGTGCAGGTGCGCTTCGATGCCGGGAAGAACGAGCTTACGGCCAGCTGCCCGGACTTTTTGGAAATTGAGAACCGGGCGCTAGGATACCGCATCCGCTACTACGGGCTGGAGTTCACGCTCAATTTTCAGGAAGATTGGGTATCGTTTTATGGTTCGCCGGTGTTTGAGCCGCTACGGGCACGCTCGGCCCGGCAGCAGCGTACCTGGGAAGGTAACCGCCGTAAGGCCTATACTGGCTCACTGCTTCATTTTCTGCGCTCGGCCTATACTGGCCAAGTAGCGGAAGCCGGCTTTCGGGTGCAGCGGCTGCGGCGCCTCCCCCACCCCGCCTGGCCCCGCGCCGACAGCCTGCTAAAGCTGCTGCGGAGTATGCCGGCAGAAGTGTGGAACCGCAATTCCGCCGTTTTTAGCGACTCCGCGCAGCGGCTGAGCAAGTTTCCCCGGCAAGTAGAATACCTGTTTGCCGAGCCCCTGCCGGCCACTGCGTACCGGCAGAAACTTCCCGATGGTGTTGCGCTGCGCTTTGCCGATCTGCTGCAGGTCACGTATGCCGCCGAGCCAGCCGACCCTGCCTACGTAGCCTACACGGCCCGCCAGCGGCGCCCCGGCCAACCGCTACCGGCCGGACTCAGCGTCCAATCCTCGGTGCTGCACCTACAAAGCCCGACGGTAGAGCTGCAACCCAACGGCGCGCCCACCGATCCACTGGCGTTATTGACGGAAGACTATTGGGGATTTGAGAAGATGGGCGAGTTTCTGCCGCTGGATTACCAGCCGTAA